From the Nocardiopsis changdeensis genome, one window contains:
- a CDS encoding cytochrome P450: protein MTTRSSDGEPACPVPAGLPRLYGPTPDTGRDSLWDELRERHGPVAAVELEPGVRVWLLLGYHENLTVLQSPHLFSRDTRRWREVVEGRVEPSATRPALSWRPNALYADDAEHTRLRAPIVAALSRVDMAATAREVRRIADDLIDAFIADGEADLIGGFADPLPVLVLNRLYGLPDGYGHMLGDLTRVVFGDDARRAGEAVVRTQQYFAGLVARKRRSPGNDLASWMLEHANGLTDHEVAHQAALINNAGHQPTTHLIGNTMHTLLTDERIRAAHADARLSVRELLDHVMWTDTPFQVLPARFALQDVRIGNAEVRTGDALLIGFDPAHRDPAVRRGREETGVVSGARAHLMFGAGPHACPARELARMIAATGVSALHERLAGLRPAMDPVLLRRVPSPFVRGLAALPVEFTPGAPRPRPAPAADPFPAADSGQEPRTGSDDPLGRLFAWWRSLRR from the coding sequence ATGACCACCCGTTCCTCCGACGGGGAGCCCGCCTGCCCCGTTCCCGCCGGTCTCCCCCGCCTCTACGGCCCCACCCCCGACACCGGGCGCGACTCCCTCTGGGACGAGCTGCGCGAACGCCACGGCCCGGTGGCCGCGGTGGAACTGGAGCCGGGCGTCCGCGTCTGGCTGCTGCTGGGCTACCACGAGAACCTCACGGTGCTGCAGAGCCCGCACCTGTTCTCCCGCGACACCCGGAGGTGGCGCGAGGTCGTCGAGGGCCGCGTCGAGCCGTCCGCGACCCGGCCCGCCCTGTCCTGGCGGCCCAACGCCCTGTACGCCGACGACGCCGAGCACACCCGGCTGCGCGCTCCGATCGTGGCGGCCCTGTCCCGGGTGGACATGGCCGCCACCGCCCGCGAGGTGCGCCGGATCGCCGACGACCTCATCGACGCGTTCATCGCCGACGGCGAGGCCGACCTCATCGGCGGGTTCGCCGACCCCCTCCCGGTCCTGGTGCTCAACCGGCTGTACGGGCTGCCCGACGGCTACGGGCACATGCTCGGCGACCTCACCCGGGTGGTCTTCGGCGACGACGCCCGCAGGGCCGGGGAGGCCGTCGTCCGCACCCAGCAGTACTTCGCGGGGCTGGTCGCCCGCAAGCGCCGCTCCCCCGGGAACGACCTGGCGTCGTGGATGCTGGAACACGCCAACGGGCTGACCGACCACGAGGTGGCGCACCAGGCGGCGCTGATCAACAACGCGGGCCACCAGCCCACCACCCACCTCATCGGCAACACCATGCACACCCTGCTCACCGATGAGCGCATCCGCGCCGCGCACGCCGACGCCCGGCTCTCCGTGCGGGAACTGCTCGACCACGTCATGTGGACGGACACCCCGTTCCAGGTGCTGCCCGCCCGGTTCGCCCTCCAGGACGTGCGGATCGGCAACGCCGAGGTGCGGACGGGGGACGCGCTGCTCATCGGCTTCGACCCGGCGCACCGCGACCCGGCGGTGCGCCGCGGCCGCGAGGAGACCGGCGTGGTGAGCGGGGCGCGGGCGCACCTGATGTTCGGCGCCGGCCCGCACGCCTGTCCGGCCCGGGAGCTGGCCCGGATGATCGCCGCGACCGGGGTGAGCGCCCTGCACGAGCGCCTGGCGGGGCTGCGGCCGGCGATGGACCCGGTCCTGCTGCGCCGGGTGCCGTCCCCGTTCGTGCGCGGACTGGCCGCCCTGCCCGTGGAGTTCACGCCGGGCGCGCCCCGGCCGCGCCCGGCCCCCGCCGCGGATCCGTTCCCCGCCGCGGACTCAGGGCAGGAGCCGCGGACCGGCTCGGACGACCCGCTGGGGCGGCTGTTCGCCTGGTGGCGGTCGCTGCGCCGCTGA